DNA sequence from the Colletotrichum destructivum chromosome 9, complete sequence genome:
AAAGGGAGCATGTGGAGGCCCTTGAGCGCTGACAGGCGTGGGGAAGGCGTTGGCAGGGGTGTAGGGAATGGCAGAAAGCTTGTTCTCGGGGCTCGTTACGGATGCGCTGGGGATAGTCGAAGCCGTCGGCCGGTCGTCATCAGTCAGCAGCGGCCGCCCTTGGGGGGGGTCTATCCGCAGTGGCTGTCCGCGGTAATGGGGCAACGGCTCCCGTCTCTGTCCGATGGCAGGCTGGCTGCCGTACGGAGCTTGCTGCGGCATGCCGTATGCGCCGGGCGGGACATAGCTGGGATCCTTGGACTCCAAGGGAATGGCCGCGCCCTTACTGTCTGGCTTTTGCCAGGCCGTGTTGCGCTGCGGAGGGTATCCTGCGCAAACAAAACCTCCACGGAGACAGTTGCTACCTAGAAGGGGAAAGGGTCAGCGTTATATCACGAGGACAAGCAAGAGAGGATATTTTCGTACACTCGGGTTTCTGCTCATCGcatttcttcttcctcctgcgGCACGTGAGGCAACCCGTCTTGGTCCGGTTGCTGAAGTTAcgctttctcttcttgtcgGACTGGAGTGTGGGGTCACGAGATCCACCAGGCGTGTAGGAGCCATACGCCATGGAtctgtcgtcgccgtcaggGCTGGTGTTGTCGTAGTCATGTCCATCCATCTGGTTGGCACGCCTTAGCGCCTCACCAATCTGCTCCTCCGATTGACCTTGGGTGGATGTGGCGGAAGGCTGGTCGTAGTAGGCCCGCTCatccctttctcttccttcgCGTGAATACCACGAATCGCCATGTTCGCGCAACTCTTCGCGTTCAGCGTAGGAGCGGGGGTCGCGCTCGCGCGAGGGCGTCTCATAAAGATCACGTGACTCTGGAGGATGAGAGTGAGATGCAGCGCCGGGAGACTTTTCTTTGGGCGGGGGAGCTTCTCTTCGCAGCTCCACAGAGTCGGATCGCTTTCTCTTGTGTGAGCCATCGACATCGGGGTAGTTGGCAGACTGATACGGCGATCTGTCCTGGCTCGGGCCAGCCCAGCTTTCCCTTTGGCTTGTGGAGGGTTCCGTGGCAATGGATGATTccgtggcggtggagggTTCCGTGACGGTGGTGGTTGATTTGAGCTCGGATGGGATGGGTTGTCCGTTGGGGCGCCCGTCTGACGGAGCAGCTCTGCTGGCATCGGCGGGCGGGTTGGGTGGTTCCGAGGTTTTTGGTGAGCCCCCATTGAGGGCAGTGAAAGCTGACATGGTCCGACACGACACCTCGCCAACGCGGGTGTGAGAGGGCAAGACGTGAGATGTCGTCACGAAGCTGTTGATCTGGGGGAACGGAGTGATGAGTAGATACGGTGCTAGATGAGGTTGCTACGCGGTAGGCGACTGGCGGTGGGAACGGCGGCAGATAAGCGTCGGAATGGTGCGTTAAGAACCAGCCGGGAAATTTGGTAGGTGAGGAGAAAAGCCGCGGGATG
Encoded proteins:
- a CDS encoding Putative zn(2)Cys(6) fungal-type DNA-binding domain, trimeric LpxA-like superfamily translates to MSAFTALNGGSPKTSEPPNPPADASRAAPSDGRPNGQPIPSELKSTTTVTEPSTATESSIATEPSTSQRESWAGPSQDRSPYQSANYPDVDGSHKRKRSDSVELRREAPPPKEKSPGAASHSHPPESRDLYETPSRERDPRSYAEREELREHGDSWYSREGRERDERAYYDQPSATSTQGQSEEQIGEALRRANQMDGHDYDNTSPDGDDRSMAYGSYTPGGSRDPTLQSDKKRKRNFSNRTKTGCLTCRRRKKKCDEQKPECSNCLRGGFVCAGYPPQRNTAWQKPDSKGAAIPLESKDPSYVPPGAYGMPQQAPYGSQPAIGQRREPLPHYRGQPLRIDPPQGRPLLTDDDRPTASTIPSASVTSPENKLSAIPYTPANAFPTPVSAQGPPHAPFSERKEYQRVPPLHDISRTGPEPETPHPGHTLPQINILHPTRSNSPIPQQQQPPPPPPPPPQPPATTNVQVAAQLALSHAQFSPSRTRTQKEDMLNGKLYYPFDKELVLERERCSAACWRFNNSTNPNNGVSPTERARLFREILQPRDPIQISPTVASPVANLGRVGEHVVVEAPFTCDYGYNISIGQNVLIGRSCTIIDTCEVKIGDNCHIGPNVSIYTATLPTDPKKRMGSKGPQFGMPITIGEDCFIGGGVIILPGVTIGRGSTVGAGSVVTKDVPPFTIAVGNAARIIRGISS